The proteins below are encoded in one region of Paenibacillus albus:
- a CDS encoding cupredoxin domain-containing protein, with translation MKKLLLIAFMMTAAVLVLAACGGNKSDNTNTGAGTGVEETGTAASAKVTIKAKRYEFDKPVYTIKKGESTEITLKSEDGVHGIEISDLNGLKIDSDKPTVVTINDPGEYEFHCDIMCGSGHSKMIAKLVVE, from the coding sequence GTGAAAAAATTACTGCTTATTGCGTTTATGATGACTGCGGCGGTACTTGTTCTGGCGGCTTGCGGCGGGAACAAATCCGACAATACGAATACAGGTGCAGGCACTGGTGTAGAAGAAACAGGCACGGCGGCTTCCGCTAAAGTGACGATTAAAGCGAAGCGCTACGAGTTCGACAAGCCGGTCTATACGATCAAGAAAGGCGAGTCGACCGAAATTACGCTCAAATCGGAAGATGGCGTTCATGGCATCGAAATCTCCGATTTGAACGGTCTGAAGATCGACAGCGACAAGCCGACGGTCGTAACGATTAACGATCCAGGCGAGTATGAATTCCATTGCGACATCATGTGCGGCAGTGGTCACTCTAAGATGATCGCGAAGCTGGTTGTTGAGTAA